Genomic DNA from Rhodothermus bifroesti:
TAGACTGAGTCTAAACTAAAAAGCACAAGAGTTACATATCAACTATTGTATTGTAAAGTATTGGTGAAAGTCTTAGGCTGGCAATTTTACGGTCGCCACTGAAGCTGAAGCTGGAGGTGGCGTGGGGGTGCGAGCAGGGCAGGGCGTTCGACGTAGTAGTAGTCCAGGGCGTTTTTGACAAGCAGTGTCAGGGTAAGTTTGGGATGTTGCCAGCTTAGGCGCAGGTCCAAGACGCGCACCGGAACGGTCACATCGGCATCGGGCACAAAGCGAGCGAACTCGCTGTCGATGCGTTCAGGTCGGCTGGCCAGGCGCAAATCGGCGCCAGTGTTGAGCTGTGCGGGTAAGGCGATGGTCAGTCCGCCTTTGAACAGGTGGCGGCTGCGGAACGAGAGGGGGAGGGGTTGAGGTCCAGTTAAGTCTTTGGCATCGAGCCAGGTATAGCCGAGTTGGCTTTCGAAGCGGTTGCTCAGCAGGTTCAGTTTTAGGAGGGTTTCGAGGCCTTGGATGCGCGCGTGCGTCAGGTTGACAAACTGAAAAGCCAGTCGTTCGCGTTGAAAGCGGGGTTCGATGAGGTCCTGATACTCAGTGCGAAAGAGCGCCAGCTCAAGCTGCATTTCCGCAAGGCTTCCTGCGTTTTTTCGGTAGCGCAGGCCCAGTTCGTAGCCGGTACTGGTTTCCGGCAGTAAGTCTGGGTTAGAGACGATAGGAAAAAAGTCTTGGTTTTCGATGTAACGTTCAGCCAAGCTAGGGACGCGAAAGCCTAAGCCAAAGGCGGCATGTAGCGTTAGGTTGCGTTGTGCTTGAAAGAGCAGGTTGGTTTTGGGAGAAAGTCGGGTAATCCATCGGTCGGCCCGGACCTGATAGGCATCGAAACGCAGGCCGCCGGTGAGGCGCCAGTGGAGCCCTAAGGCTTGCTCCCATTGACCAAAGACGGCTATTTCGGGTTGGCTCCGGAAGGGTTGGTGATCTGCTTCGGGGAAGAAAGAAGAGCGGGTGGCCAAGGCATCTGCAGTAGCGCCTAGGGTAAGGTACTGGCTTGCGGTAGGTTGCCAGTCGAACTGGAGTTGGCCGCCGTAGCGAAAGCCCAAAGTGCCTTTGGAAAGGGGTTTAGGGCGACCCTGCTCATCGAGTGGACGAAGGGCCAGGGCGTAGAGCCGGCCACCTGCGGTGTAGAAAAGTTGGGGGCTAAGGACGTGGGTTAAGGCGGGCAGGAAAGTCCATTGCAGCGACTGCGTGTCGTTGGTCCCGACGGCATCTTTGCTTCCGGAAGCTGGAATGCGGCCAGGGTTAAGCGGATCGCGCAAGCCGTTCCAGTAGAGAAACGCGTTGCTGCGGCGCCAGGTTAGCCCAGAGAGCACTACCACGCGCACGTCGGCTCGAGGCTGCCAACGCAGTTTCGCATAGCCTTGGAGCATAGTGCGTTCGTTGGCATTGAGATGACCAGTGTCGCGCAGGTAAGTTGCATGAATCCAGCCGCCCAGGCGGTCATTTAGGCGTCGGGCATGGGTAAAGATGGCGGTGCCAAAAGGTCGCCATTGGCGAGCTCCGTCCCAGTGCGCGCGCCATTCGGCGTAGCGTACGGGCTTGTAGGCTCCGCTGGAAAGCCAAACTTCGGTTTCGGCTTGCTCGGGAAAGTCGCGCGTAATCACCTGAACAACGCCGCCCAGCGCACCGCTGCCGTAGAGGGCCGAGCCTGGGCCTTTGAGCACCTCAATACGGTCGATTTGGGCCATGGGCAGCAGTTCAAATGGAATGCCATCGGCGTCGGGTGCCAGCATAGGAAAGCCGTCTACAAGCAGCAGGACGCGACTACCTGCATTGTACGTAAAGCCTGAAGACCCTCGGATGTTTACCTGATTGCCTGCCATTTGCACGCCTGGAACATAGCGCAGCGCTTCGTCGAGCGTGGCAATGCCGCGTTGGGCCAACGCACTTAGCGGTAGCACCGAAAGGCTAACGGGAACCTGTTCCATCGGTTGTGCCCTTCGCGCAGCGGTTACGACCACTTCTGGTGCTTCGACGATGGTGGGCACTAGCGCGAAATCGATGCGCTCCCTAGCGCCCGGGCTCAGATGGACACTAGCTTCGGCTGGTACATAGCCCACAGCTGAAGCACGCACGGTATACGAACCAGCGGGAACGTTTTCGATCACGTAATATCCGTGGGCATCTGTAGCAGCCCCGTAGAGGGTCCCTATAAGCACCACATTCACCCCCATGATCGGATTGCCGTAAACGTCCCGTACCGTACCTTCCAGTGTGGCACGTGTCGGCTGGGCTTGCAGTGGCGCGGCTGCCAGGCTAACAAGCAGCCATGGCCCTAGGTAAGCGCATCTCATGGCGTTCCGGGAAAACTTGCAGGGCGGCGAAAGTCAGCTTCAAATACCAGCAGCCAGCGGTCGCCTGGCCGCAAAATTATAGGTCGATCGTAAACCACCAGAGGCCGCCAGTCCAACAGGCCTGGACCAAATTTCCACGCAATGCCGCTGTAGTAGAACGTGTCGGCTACGACGCCTCTTAAGTCAAGGGTGACGCGAAACGTGTCGTAATCTACAAAGCGCCGTAGCGTGTCGCTAAAGACCAGTTCGTTAAAGCGCAGCAAGAGGTCTAACGCGTTTTGCGGCACAAAGCGCAGGGCCACAAAACGCAGCTCGCGTACCGAGTCGGCTGGTGGCCAAGGACCGGTATAGTATACACTTCCCTCAATGTGCGCCAAAGGTGAAGGAGGAGGTGGTGCTAGTCCACCATCACAACCCGCAAATAAACCGAAAATCAGTAAAACACCACCGAAGTAAAAAAAACGCATTCGTTGTCTGTGAATTTGGGCCTGAAGGACTTTAGGGGTAAGCTTATTCTACAGTAAGGGGTTGGCCTGGGCGGCAAGTGAATGTATATTTTCGACGCCGTCTGCTGCAGCTAGGTTCATGTAGCTGAGCGGAAGGCGGTATTGGTGTAAGCGGTTCCTCAGGAGCGTAAGCCTGTGTTGGATACCCATGAGGCTCTCTGATCTGCACTACGACTATCCTAAAAACCTGATCGCCAAGTATCCTGCCGAGCCCAGGGACAGTGCCCGACTGATGGTGCTTGATCGCAAGACGCAAACCAT
This window encodes:
- a CDS encoding TonB-dependent receptor, with amino-acid sequence MRCAYLGPWLLVSLAAAPLQAQPTRATLEGTVRDVYGNPIMGVNVVLIGTLYGAATDAHGYYVIENVPAGSYTVRASAVGYVPAEASVHLSPGARERIDFALVPTIVEAPEVVVTAARRAQPMEQVPVSLSVLPLSALAQRGIATLDEALRYVPGVQMAGNQVNIRGSSGFTYNAGSRVLLLVDGFPMLAPDADGIPFELLPMAQIDRIEVLKGPGSALYGSGALGGVVQVITRDFPEQAETEVWLSSGAYKPVRYAEWRAHWDGARQWRPFGTAIFTHARRLNDRLGGWIHATYLRDTGHLNANERTMLQGYAKLRWQPRADVRVVVLSGLTWRRSNAFLYWNGLRDPLNPGRIPASGSKDAVGTNDTQSLQWTFLPALTHVLSPQLFYTAGGRLYALALRPLDEQGRPKPLSKGTLGFRYGGQLQFDWQPTASQYLTLGATADALATRSSFFPEADHQPFRSQPEIAVFGQWEQALGLHWRLTGGLRFDAYQVRADRWITRLSPKTNLLFQAQRNLTLHAAFGLGFRVPSLAERYIENQDFFPIVSNPDLLPETSTGYELGLRYRKNAGSLAEMQLELALFRTEYQDLIEPRFQRERLAFQFVNLTHARIQGLETLLKLNLLSNRFESQLGYTWLDAKDLTGPQPLPLSFRSRHLFKGGLTIALPAQLNTGADLRLASRPERIDSEFARFVPDADVTVPVRVLDLRLSWQHPKLTLTLLVKNALDYYYVERPALLAPPRHLQLQLQWRP